From the genome of Phytohabitans rumicis, one region includes:
- a CDS encoding sigma-70 family RNA polymerase sigma factor — protein sequence MPPDETDVRLRERLVAGDDDALAEAYDRWANLIHVLAARITDDAAAAEDITQDVFVRLWQAPEAYDPERGALRTWLCMLARSRALDWTRRREARARYHAVATATGAVVPDQPDVDDAVIWRTETKVVREAVQALPDLQREAVQLAYYHGHTYRQVARELNIPEGTAKSRLRLALSNIADRLAAEGILER from the coding sequence GTGCCGCCGGACGAGACCGACGTGCGGCTGCGCGAACGGCTCGTCGCCGGTGACGACGACGCGCTCGCCGAGGCGTACGACCGCTGGGCCAACCTCATCCACGTGCTCGCCGCGCGCATCACCGACGACGCCGCGGCCGCCGAAGACATCACCCAGGACGTGTTCGTCCGCCTCTGGCAGGCTCCCGAGGCGTACGACCCGGAGCGCGGCGCGCTGCGCACCTGGCTGTGCATGCTCGCCCGCAGCCGCGCGCTGGACTGGACCCGCCGGCGCGAGGCGCGGGCCCGCTACCACGCCGTCGCCACCGCGACCGGGGCCGTCGTCCCGGACCAGCCGGACGTCGACGACGCGGTCATCTGGCGCACCGAGACCAAGGTCGTGCGCGAGGCCGTCCAGGCGCTGCCCGACCTGCAACGGGAGGCCGTGCAGCTCGCCTACTACCACGGCCACACGTACCGCCAGGTCGCCCGCGAGCTGAACATCCCCGAGGGCACCGCCAAGTCCCGCCTGCGCCTGGCCCTCAGCAACATCGCCGACCGCCTAGCCGCCGAAGGCATCCTCGAACGCTAG
- a CDS encoding maleylpyruvate isomerase family mycothiol-dependent enzyme: MDVHTEMLDLIGAWALDACEIDEAAAVEAHLNTCPTCAAEARRLRSAAGWLGLDGVLPVPEGLRHRTLTAARAKRPPALIRTLLGAYAGQASLLDGLLDGVRPDDWQRADPRHETVTGVVAHLAGNDAMLAADLGLRVVDIPAAAGPGVRDAWWEQTQVLMEGLADEAVLDQPVRMASSQRPPLRPLRDALVQRAFETWIHLDDIRAVIGKGQTTPPPEQVRRIVELAIELLPGALDAHGAARPGHTVRLVLDGAGGGEWTFPMGAEQPGGAEVTIQADAVEFTRLVANRRSPDTIRHSATGNQAVSAGVLRVAAMLGCD, translated from the coding sequence ATGGATGTGCATACGGAGATGCTCGACCTGATTGGTGCTTGGGCCCTGGACGCCTGTGAGATCGACGAGGCGGCCGCGGTCGAGGCACATCTCAACACGTGCCCGACCTGTGCCGCGGAGGCGCGCCGGCTGCGTTCGGCGGCGGGCTGGCTCGGCCTCGACGGCGTCCTGCCGGTGCCGGAAGGGCTGCGCCACCGCACGCTGACGGCCGCGCGGGCCAAGCGGCCGCCGGCGCTGATCCGCACGCTCCTCGGGGCGTACGCGGGACAGGCGTCCCTCCTGGATGGACTGCTCGACGGTGTCCGTCCCGACGACTGGCAGCGCGCGGACCCTCGACACGAGACGGTCACCGGCGTCGTCGCGCACCTCGCCGGCAACGACGCGATGCTCGCCGCCGACCTCGGCCTGCGGGTGGTCGACATCCCGGCCGCCGCCGGCCCCGGCGTGCGGGACGCCTGGTGGGAGCAGACCCAGGTGCTCATGGAGGGCCTGGCCGACGAGGCGGTGCTCGACCAGCCGGTACGGATGGCCAGCTCGCAACGCCCGCCGCTGCGCCCGCTGCGCGACGCCCTGGTCCAGCGCGCCTTCGAGACCTGGATCCACCTCGACGACATCCGCGCGGTGATCGGCAAGGGGCAGACCACCCCGCCGCCCGAGCAGGTGCGCCGCATCGTCGAGCTGGCCATCGAGTTGCTCCCCGGCGCGCTCGACGCGCACGGCGCCGCCCGCCCCGGCCACACCGTGCGCCTGGTGCTCGACGGTGCAGGGGGCGGCGAGTGGACGTTCCCGATGGGGGCGGAGCAGCCCGGCGGCGCGGAGGTGACGATCCAGGCGGACGCGGTGGAGTTCACCCGGCTGGTCGCGAACAGGCGCAGTCCCGACACCATCCGGCACAGCGCGACCGGCAACCAGGCCGTCTCCGCCGGGGTGCTGCGCGTGGCCGCGATGCTGGGATGTGACTGA
- a CDS encoding GvpL/GvpF family gas vesicle protein translates to MTGDEERHMAVYVFGVVAAEHPYRRLTDLVGVGGPDALVRRVPAGATAAVVAPAPTQLRARRRDLLAHQLVLDCLWQLGPVLPMRFGVVAPDEEQLRAELRRAAGRHLDALAQVTGRAEVNVKVRAEDRMARQHAAADARRVMDELRPFAVRGAEGPPVEGCVLNASFLVDEDRMESFLDRVIEVDGTLDGRCRVRAFGPMPPYNFTEPIGA, encoded by the coding sequence ATGACCGGCGACGAGGAGAGGCACATGGCGGTCTACGTCTTCGGGGTCGTGGCGGCGGAGCACCCGTACCGTCGCCTGACCGACCTGGTCGGCGTCGGCGGGCCGGACGCGCTGGTCCGGCGGGTGCCGGCCGGCGCCACGGCCGCGGTCGTCGCCCCGGCCCCCACGCAGCTGCGCGCCAGGCGCCGCGACCTGCTCGCGCACCAGCTCGTGCTGGACTGCCTGTGGCAGCTCGGGCCGGTGCTGCCGATGCGCTTCGGGGTGGTCGCGCCGGACGAGGAGCAGTTGCGCGCCGAGCTGCGGCGCGCGGCTGGCCGGCACCTCGACGCCCTGGCGCAGGTCACCGGGCGGGCCGAGGTCAACGTGAAGGTCCGCGCCGAGGACCGGATGGCGCGGCAGCACGCGGCGGCCGACGCCCGCCGGGTCATGGACGAGTTGCGGCCCTTCGCGGTACGCGGCGCGGAGGGCCCGCCGGTCGAAGGCTGCGTGTTGAACGCCAGTTTCCTGGTCGACGAGGACCGGATGGAGAGTTTCCTGGACCGGGTGATCGAGGTCGACGGCACGCTCGACGGTCGATGTCGAGTACGCGCGTTCGGCCCGATGCCCCCGTACAACTTCACCGAGCCGATCGGCGCCTAG
- a CDS encoding GvpL/GvpF family gas vesicle protein codes for MSGDSGWYVYAVIAGDDVPAVAAPSGIDGVPAQLLVSADLAAVAAPVDLAAFRGAQAEADMSADGWLARAVRGHHQVVEEVFAQASVLPLRFGALCATRADVLLVLESLRPRLRAGLTRVAGAGEWTVRLVGAEPRGDPAAADPSAPSGTAWMLRRRASVRAREVARERWAKAATAVYGTLARHARETCVAEAGVRYLVARADETSFRESARELRESELDSELWLDVDGPRPAFHFTEERTR; via the coding sequence GTGAGTGGGGACTCAGGCTGGTACGTCTATGCCGTCATCGCCGGCGACGACGTACCAGCGGTGGCCGCGCCGTCCGGCATCGACGGCGTACCCGCGCAACTGCTGGTGTCCGCGGACCTGGCGGCGGTCGCCGCCCCCGTGGACCTGGCGGCCTTCCGGGGTGCCCAGGCGGAGGCGGACATGAGCGCGGACGGCTGGCTGGCGCGGGCCGTGCGCGGGCACCACCAGGTGGTGGAGGAGGTGTTCGCGCAGGCGTCGGTGCTGCCGCTGCGCTTCGGCGCGCTGTGTGCCACCCGCGCCGACGTGCTGCTCGTCCTGGAGTCGCTGCGGCCGCGCCTGCGCGCGGGCCTGACCAGGGTCGCCGGCGCCGGCGAATGGACGGTCAGGCTCGTCGGGGCCGAGCCCCGCGGCGATCCGGCCGCCGCCGACCCATCAGCCCCATCGGGTACGGCGTGGATGCTGCGCCGGCGTGCGAGCGTGCGCGCCCGGGAGGTGGCGCGGGAACGGTGGGCCAAGGCGGCGACGGCCGTGTACGGGACGCTGGCCCGGCACGCCCGGGAGACCTGCGTGGCCGAGGCCGGCGTGCGCTACCTGGTGGCGCGGGCGGACGAGACCAGCTTCCGGGAGTCGGCCCGGGAGCTGCGTGAGTCCGAACTGGACAGTGAACTCTGGCTCGATGTGGACGGTCCGCGCCCGGCGTTCCACTTCACCGAGGAGCGGACCCGATGA
- a CDS encoding ArsR/SmtB family transcription factor, with protein MTTDLLDATFAALADPTRRAILARLASGAATVTELAAPFEMSQPAISKHLKVLERAGLVSRGRDAQRRPCRLEARPLKAAVDWLEDYRGYWEESYQRLDALLSELKDHS; from the coding sequence ATGACGACAGACCTGCTCGACGCCACCTTCGCCGCGCTCGCCGACCCGACGCGGCGGGCGATCCTGGCCCGGCTGGCATCCGGAGCGGCTACGGTGACGGAATTGGCCGCGCCGTTCGAGATGAGCCAGCCGGCGATCTCCAAGCACCTCAAGGTGCTGGAACGGGCCGGCCTCGTCTCCCGCGGCCGGGACGCGCAGCGCCGCCCCTGCCGGCTGGAGGCGCGCCCGCTCAAGGCGGCCGTCGACTGGCTGGAGGACTACCGCGGCTACTGGGAGGAGTCCTACCAGCGCCTCGACGCGCTGCTCAGCGAACTGAAGGACCACTCATGA
- a CDS encoding VOC family protein has translation MNWTLEVVIVPVSDVDRAKAFYADQLGFTVDHDTVISDDARIVQLTPPGSGCSVVIGKGVVPDMPPGSLRGLQLVVSDLHKARAQLVERGVEVSEIQKLGESPTPTPDPLDNVGFLFFADPDGNAWAVQQISTRP, from the coding sequence ATGAACTGGACCCTGGAAGTCGTCATCGTGCCCGTGTCCGATGTGGACCGCGCCAAGGCGTTCTACGCCGACCAACTCGGCTTCACCGTCGACCACGACACCGTGATCAGCGACGACGCCCGCATCGTCCAGCTCACCCCGCCGGGCTCGGGCTGCTCGGTCGTGATCGGCAAGGGCGTCGTGCCGGACATGCCGCCCGGGTCGCTGCGCGGCCTGCAGCTGGTGGTCTCGGACCTGCACAAGGCGCGCGCCCAGCTCGTCGAGCGCGGCGTCGAGGTCAGCGAGATCCAGAAGCTCGGTGAGAGCCCGACACCGACTCCGGATCCGCTCGACAACGTCGGTTTCCTCTTCTTCGCCGACCCAGACGGCAACGCCTGGGCCGTCCAACAAATCAGCACCCGCCCCTGA
- a CDS encoding ATP-binding cassette domain-containing protein: MEALRVEGIAKRFGALTALRDVNLRLDKGEVLGLIGDNGAGKSTLIKILCGFHRPDSGQIFVNGEELVLRSVEHARSVGIDTVYQDLALVNELSVYHNMFLNRERVRWPLLNNRLMRRLAKQQLDDMGVDIPDVSVEVAKLSGGQRQAIAVARSVYSDARILLLDEPLAAMGAKEGSLILDLITDLKARGEVSIIIIAHNYAQVLQVCDRVNVLQHGAITFDKPTSETSQQELTDLMVAEYRAGRAARAANHHPTPSPLPRAAAATPLPRFCVASASLLPLFCVASAPLLRRSRANGRALISNPRPFALDRRGFP; encoded by the coding sequence GTGGAAGCCTTGCGAGTCGAGGGCATCGCCAAGAGGTTCGGCGCCCTCACCGCCCTCCGGGACGTCAACCTCCGCCTCGACAAGGGCGAGGTGCTCGGCCTCATCGGCGACAACGGCGCCGGAAAGTCCACCCTCATCAAGATCCTCTGCGGCTTCCACCGCCCCGACAGCGGCCAGATATTCGTGAACGGCGAAGAGCTCGTGCTCCGCAGCGTCGAGCACGCCCGGTCGGTCGGCATCGACACCGTCTACCAGGACCTCGCCCTGGTCAACGAGCTGTCCGTCTACCACAACATGTTCCTCAACCGGGAACGCGTACGGTGGCCCCTGCTCAACAACCGGCTCATGCGGCGGCTCGCCAAGCAGCAACTGGACGACATGGGCGTCGACATCCCGGACGTCTCGGTCGAGGTGGCCAAGCTCTCCGGCGGCCAGCGCCAGGCGATCGCGGTGGCCCGCTCCGTCTACTCCGACGCCCGCATCCTGCTACTGGACGAGCCGCTCGCCGCCATGGGCGCCAAAGAGGGCTCGCTCATCCTCGACCTGATCACCGACCTCAAAGCACGCGGCGAGGTGTCGATCATCATCATCGCCCACAACTACGCCCAGGTCCTCCAGGTCTGCGACCGCGTCAACGTCCTGCAACACGGCGCCATCACGTTCGACAAGCCCACCTCGGAAACCTCCCAACAGGAGCTGACCGACCTGATGGTCGCCGAATACCGCGCCGGCCGAGCCGCCCGAGCCGCCAACCACCACCCCACCCCTAGCCCGCTCCCTCGCGCCGCTGCCGCTACCCCTCTGCCCCGCTTCTGCGTCGCTTCTGCGTCGCTTCTGCCCCTCTTCTGCGTCGCTTCTGCCCCTCTTCTGCGTCGATCAAGGGCAAATGGTCGTGCTTTGATCTCCAATCCACGGCCGTTTGCCCTTGATCGACGCGGATTTCCTTGA
- a CDS encoding ABC transporter permease, translating into MSDTVVATPTGRARLLRSAADAFLRRREASVLLVAIGLVVYFQASTPIFLSTDNLRNIAQATAPTAIVAVGIVLLLVSGEIDVSVGMVAALAPYLMHYAIDFYSIPAIPAILLALAVAAGIGFVNGFITIKLRVPSFVTTLGMFYLLYGVLLTTSHAYPVAIPEPTKGNIQTWLGAGDWASLAWCLLIVGMFHIVLTQTRWGLHTVSVGGNLLGATEAGIRATRIKTGNFMIASVLGAFAGIMEAFRINSIDPNIGGGTRITFTAIAAAVIGGTALAGGSGTVIGALLGMLVLAELQNGFNLLGISANSFFLIQGIAILVSMIANQYLSRLRRAGRT; encoded by the coding sequence ATGAGCGATACCGTCGTCGCCACACCGACCGGGCGGGCGCGGCTGCTCCGGTCCGCCGCAGACGCCTTCCTGCGCCGCCGCGAAGCCAGCGTGCTGCTCGTGGCGATCGGCCTGGTGGTCTACTTCCAAGCGTCCACCCCGATCTTCCTGTCCACGGACAACCTGCGAAACATCGCCCAGGCCACCGCGCCGACGGCGATCGTGGCGGTGGGCATCGTGCTGCTGCTCGTCTCCGGCGAGATCGACGTATCGGTCGGGATGGTCGCCGCGCTGGCCCCGTACCTGATGCACTACGCGATCGACTTCTACTCCATCCCCGCGATCCCGGCCATCCTGCTCGCCCTCGCGGTCGCCGCCGGGATCGGGTTCGTCAACGGCTTCATCACCATCAAGCTGCGAGTACCGTCGTTCGTCACCACCCTCGGCATGTTCTACCTGCTGTACGGCGTGCTCCTCACCACGTCGCACGCGTACCCGGTGGCGATCCCCGAGCCGACCAAGGGCAACATCCAGACGTGGCTCGGCGCCGGCGACTGGGCCAGCCTGGCCTGGTGTCTGCTCATCGTCGGGATGTTCCACATCGTGCTCACCCAGACCCGATGGGGCCTGCACACCGTCTCCGTCGGCGGCAACCTGCTCGGCGCCACCGAGGCCGGCATCCGCGCCACCCGCATCAAGACCGGCAACTTCATGATCGCCAGCGTGCTCGGGGCGTTCGCCGGAATCATGGAAGCCTTCCGGATCAACTCGATCGACCCGAACATCGGCGGGGGCACCCGCATCACGTTCACCGCGATCGCCGCCGCCGTCATCGGCGGCACTGCCCTGGCCGGCGGCTCCGGCACCGTGATCGGCGCGCTGCTCGGCATGCTGGTGCTGGCGGAGTTGCAAAATGGGTTCAACCTGCTCGGGATCAGCGCCAACTCGTTCTTCCTCATCCAGGGCATCGCGATCCTCGTCTCGATGATCGCCAACCAGTACCTGTCCCGCCTGCGCCGCGCCGGGAGGACCTAG
- a CDS encoding sugar ABC transporter substrate-binding protein — MRKIHPKVEEAVERLDLSPVTRRRLLAGTGLASASLAASALLTACAEDEPTSSDAFGNFPKTPKWKFVFVCHVTTNPFFTPTQYGAEDACKLLGAEYQWTGSVNSVVAEMVDATNTAISSNADGIALAVVDKAAFRGPVDKALDAGIPVVSYNADGARDDVGTNRLAYIGQGLYESGYALGQRALTQIDSGDVAGFIATPGQLNIQPRIDGAQQAFKDSGKPVNFTAVATNADVTQGLSIIDAYVQGHQNVAGLLAVDAGSTQSVGQTVGKYKLRDKGLKVAGGFDLVPETLAAVKAGDLDYTIDQQPYLQGFLPVFALYLYKLSGGLISPTQTNTGLLFVTKDNVDPYQNSKTRYEGSDTAPKLVERSGPIAHG, encoded by the coding sequence ATGAGAAAGATCCATCCCAAGGTCGAAGAGGCCGTGGAGCGGCTTGATCTGAGCCCCGTCACCCGCCGCCGGCTCCTCGCCGGCACGGGCCTCGCCAGCGCCTCGCTGGCCGCCTCGGCGCTGCTCACTGCCTGCGCCGAAGACGAACCAACCAGTTCGGACGCGTTCGGAAACTTCCCGAAGACTCCAAAGTGGAAGTTCGTGTTCGTCTGCCACGTGACGACGAACCCGTTCTTCACCCCCACCCAGTACGGCGCCGAGGACGCGTGCAAACTCCTCGGAGCCGAGTACCAGTGGACCGGCTCGGTCAACTCGGTCGTCGCCGAGATGGTCGACGCCACCAACACGGCGATCAGCTCGAACGCCGACGGCATCGCCCTGGCCGTGGTCGACAAGGCCGCGTTCCGAGGGCCGGTCGACAAGGCCCTCGATGCCGGCATCCCGGTCGTGTCCTACAACGCCGACGGCGCCCGCGACGACGTGGGCACCAACCGGCTCGCCTACATCGGGCAAGGGCTTTACGAATCCGGGTACGCGCTTGGGCAGCGGGCGCTGACCCAGATCGACTCGGGCGACGTCGCCGGCTTCATCGCGACGCCCGGACAGCTCAACATCCAACCGCGGATCGACGGCGCGCAGCAGGCGTTCAAGGACTCCGGCAAGCCCGTCAACTTCACCGCCGTGGCCACCAACGCCGACGTCACCCAGGGTCTGTCCATCATCGACGCGTACGTGCAGGGCCACCAGAACGTCGCCGGCCTGCTCGCCGTCGACGCCGGCTCGACCCAGAGCGTCGGGCAGACCGTCGGCAAGTACAAGCTGCGCGACAAGGGCCTCAAGGTGGCCGGCGGCTTCGACCTCGTGCCGGAAACCCTGGCCGCGGTCAAGGCGGGCGACCTCGACTACACCATCGACCAGCAGCCGTACCTGCAAGGCTTCCTGCCGGTCTTCGCCCTCTACCTCTACAAGCTCTCCGGTGGGCTGATCTCGCCCACGCAGACCAACACCGGTCTGCTCTTCGTCACCAAGGACAACGTCGACCCGTACCAGAACTCCAAGACCAGGTACGAGGGTTCGGACACCGCGCCGAAGCTGGTCGAACGCTCCGGTCCAATCGCCCACGGCTGA
- a CDS encoding aldose epimerase family protein — protein sequence MNAVRLIGRVGAVAICVLAAGLVNANSSSAYASPSITKEAWGSTPEGQVHRYTLSNGRMRVRILTYGGILQSIEVPDRKGRKANVTLGFDNLPDYVAKSPYFGCITGRYANRIANGQFTLDGQAYQLPINNAPNSLHGGTVGFDKHIWATTPFKRNGEVGLVMTFTSPDGDQGYPGTLRSRVTYTLTKTNGIRMDYKATTDKPTVVNLTNHAYFNLAGEGAGTIDNHLLYLKAKRYTPVDPTLIPTGTLDPVAGTPMDFTKPTAIGARNRDGGFEQLVIGRGYDHNWVLDRRDNTFTKLELAARVVEKSSGRVLTIYTTEPGIQFYAGNFLDGTLIGTSGRMYRQGDGFALETQHYPDSPNHPNFPTTVLRPGQTYQTTTIYQFSTGR from the coding sequence ATGAACGCCGTGCGATTGATCGGACGGGTCGGGGCAGTAGCGATCTGTGTTCTCGCGGCCGGCCTAGTTAACGCTAACAGCAGCAGCGCCTACGCGAGCCCCAGCATCACCAAGGAAGCCTGGGGCAGCACCCCCGAAGGCCAGGTGCACCGCTACACACTCTCGAACGGGCGGATGCGGGTGCGCATCCTCACCTACGGCGGCATCCTGCAGAGCATCGAGGTACCGGATCGCAAGGGCCGCAAGGCCAACGTCACCCTCGGCTTCGACAACCTGCCCGACTACGTGGCCAAGAGCCCGTACTTCGGCTGCATCACCGGCCGCTACGCCAACCGCATCGCCAACGGGCAGTTCACGCTGGACGGACAGGCGTACCAGCTGCCGATCAACAACGCGCCGAACAGCCTGCACGGCGGCACGGTCGGCTTCGACAAGCACATTTGGGCGACCACGCCGTTCAAGCGCAACGGCGAAGTGGGGCTGGTCATGACGTTCACCAGCCCGGACGGCGACCAGGGGTACCCGGGCACGCTGCGCAGCCGGGTCACCTACACGCTGACCAAGACCAACGGCATCCGGATGGACTACAAGGCCACCACCGACAAGCCGACCGTGGTGAACCTGACCAACCACGCCTACTTCAACCTCGCCGGTGAGGGCGCGGGCACGATCGACAACCACCTGCTGTACCTGAAGGCCAAGCGCTACACCCCCGTCGACCCGACACTCATCCCGACCGGCACGCTCGACCCGGTGGCCGGTACGCCCATGGACTTCACCAAGCCCACGGCGATCGGGGCCCGCAACCGGGACGGCGGCTTCGAGCAGTTGGTGATCGGCCGCGGGTACGACCACAACTGGGTGCTGGACCGCCGCGACAACACGTTCACCAAGCTCGAACTCGCGGCGCGCGTGGTCGAGAAGAGCAGCGGCCGGGTGCTGACCATCTACACCACCGAGCCGGGCATCCAGTTCTACGCCGGCAACTTCCTGGACGGCACGCTGATCGGCACGAGCGGCCGGATGTACCGGCAGGGCGACGGGTTCGCGCTGGAGACCCAGCACTACCCCGACTCGCCGAACCACCCGAACTTCCCCACCACCGTGTTGCGGCCTGGGCAGACCTACCAGACCACCACGATCTATCAGTTCAGCACCGGACGGTGA
- a CDS encoding glutathione peroxidase: protein MTIYDIPVRTLGGQEASLDAYRGKALLIVNVASKCGLTPQYAALEELHEKYADRGFSVLGVPCNQFAGQEPGTAEEIAEFCSTTYGVTFPLLEKADVNGAGRHPLYTLLTEAQDADGDAGDVRWNFEKFLVSPQGEIVGRFRPATAPDEPVLVEAVERALP from the coding sequence ATGACGATCTATGACATCCCGGTCCGCACCCTCGGCGGGCAGGAGGCATCCCTCGACGCGTACCGCGGAAAGGCGTTGCTCATCGTGAACGTGGCCTCGAAGTGCGGGCTCACCCCGCAGTACGCCGCGCTGGAAGAGCTGCACGAGAAGTACGCGGATCGCGGGTTCAGCGTGCTCGGCGTGCCGTGCAACCAGTTCGCCGGGCAGGAGCCGGGCACCGCCGAGGAGATCGCCGAGTTCTGCTCGACGACGTACGGCGTGACGTTCCCGCTGCTGGAGAAGGCGGACGTGAACGGCGCCGGCCGGCACCCGCTCTACACCCTGCTGACCGAGGCGCAGGACGCCGACGGGGACGCCGGCGACGTGCGGTGGAACTTCGAGAAGTTCCTCGTGTCGCCGCAGGGCGAGATCGTCGGCCGGTTCCGGCCGGCCACCGCGCCCGACGAGCCGGTGCTCGTCGAGGCGGTGGAGCGGGCCCTGCCGTAG
- a CDS encoding DUF1996 domain-containing protein produces the protein MLAIELLLVAVIVVIFVPQWSAADPDPRYVDVADMPRAAAEPGVGAYTWSCGRNEEGHRNTANVVVAPGITGPPHHVHDYIGNVSTGVDSTDESLAAAGTTCANGDRSTYYWPVLRTGARAGQATHGTIQVATAITLTVYGNPAGPVVAMPPLLRGTMGDANAATQDSGLARPTWTCTGAPDRRGERYPRCDRGDRVVRVFDFPSCWDGRRTDSPNHRAHLVFPVVGGACPAGTFAVPRLRVTLEYARPDGDRFAIDAFPNQGNSPRTDHAFFVNLMPVPLMAKIVRCLNTGVACG, from the coding sequence GTGCTCGCCATCGAGTTGCTGCTCGTGGCCGTGATCGTCGTGATCTTCGTTCCACAGTGGAGCGCCGCCGACCCGGATCCGCGCTACGTCGACGTCGCCGACATGCCGCGTGCCGCCGCCGAGCCGGGGGTCGGCGCGTACACCTGGTCGTGCGGGCGCAACGAGGAAGGCCACCGCAACACCGCGAACGTCGTGGTCGCCCCCGGCATCACCGGCCCGCCGCACCACGTCCACGACTACATCGGCAACGTCTCCACCGGCGTCGACTCCACCGACGAGAGCCTCGCCGCGGCCGGCACCACCTGCGCCAACGGCGACCGGTCGACGTACTACTGGCCGGTACTGCGCACCGGCGCCCGCGCCGGGCAGGCCACGCACGGCACCATCCAGGTCGCGACCGCCATCACCTTGACCGTGTACGGCAACCCGGCCGGCCCGGTGGTGGCGATGCCCCCGCTGTTGCGGGGCACCATGGGCGACGCCAACGCGGCCACCCAGGACAGTGGACTGGCCCGTCCGACGTGGACCTGCACGGGTGCGCCGGACCGGCGGGGTGAGCGCTACCCGCGCTGCGACCGCGGCGACCGGGTCGTGCGCGTCTTCGACTTCCCGAGCTGCTGGGACGGCCGGCGTACGGACAGCCCGAACCACCGCGCCCACCTCGTCTTCCCGGTGGTCGGCGGCGCCTGCCCGGCCGGCACGTTCGCGGTGCCCCGGCTGCGGGTAACCCTGGAGTACGCCCGGCCGGACGGTGATCGGTTCGCCATCGACGCGTTTCCCAACCAGGGCAACAGCCCGCGGACCGACCACGCCTTCTTCGTGAACCTGATGCCCGTACCGCTGATGGCCAAGATCGTCCGGTGCCTCAACACCGGAGTCGCGTGCGGGTGA
- a CDS encoding sigma-70 family RNA polymerase sigma factor, whose translation MARLRPQPRRTSSDEALVRSLYEEHGKALLAYVTRITGDRALAEDVLQETLIRAWRHAETLTESAGSIRGWLFTVARNVMTDKMRAKAVRPAEVAESPATVPVERDHADRVVDSMVALEALEHLSEEHRSVLVEIYFQGRSVAETAEHLGIPAGTVKSRSHNALKNLRELLVGRSTVLKGVA comes from the coding sequence ATGGCGAGGCTACGGCCGCAACCACGTCGGACATCCAGCGACGAGGCGCTGGTCCGGTCGCTGTACGAGGAGCACGGCAAGGCGCTCCTCGCGTACGTCACCCGGATCACCGGTGATCGGGCGCTGGCGGAGGACGTGCTGCAGGAGACCCTCATCCGGGCCTGGCGGCACGCCGAGACGCTCACCGAGTCGGCCGGCTCGATCCGGGGCTGGCTCTTCACGGTGGCCCGCAACGTGATGACGGACAAGATGCGCGCGAAGGCGGTACGGCCGGCCGAGGTCGCGGAGTCGCCGGCCACCGTACCGGTGGAGCGGGACCACGCGGACCGGGTGGTCGACTCGATGGTCGCGCTGGAAGCCCTGGAGCACCTGTCGGAGGAGCACCGCAGCGTCCTGGTGGAGATCTACTTCCAGGGGCGCAGCGTGGCGGAGACGGCGGAGCACCTCGGCATCCCGGCGGGGACGGTCAAGTCGCGGTCCCACAACGCTCTGAAGAACCTGCGAGAACTGCTGGTCGGGCGGTCCACCGTCCTGAAAGGGGTGGCCTGA
- a CDS encoding anti-sigma factor family protein encodes MSAESHDTQLGAYVLGTLDPGERRDIDAHLAGCATCRADLAALEAVKDVLDDIPPEALLHGPPDADLVLQRTLRQVRVEAAAGAGRRWVPAVAAAAVLLAGALGAGVAVGRGTAPGTEALPTPAPTVTASAPCPAPGWAPRSTPAPTCG; translated from the coding sequence ATGAGTGCCGAGTCGCACGACACGCAGCTCGGCGCGTACGTGCTGGGCACCCTGGACCCCGGCGAGCGGCGCGATATCGACGCCCACCTGGCCGGCTGCGCGACCTGCCGCGCCGACCTGGCGGCGCTGGAGGCGGTGAAAGACGTGCTCGATGACATCCCGCCCGAGGCGCTGCTGCACGGGCCGCCGGACGCCGACCTGGTGCTCCAGCGGACGCTGCGCCAGGTACGGGTGGAAGCCGCCGCCGGCGCTGGCCGGCGCTGGGTGCCCGCGGTCGCCGCCGCGGCGGTCCTGCTGGCCGGGGCACTCGGCGCCGGGGTGGCGGTCGGCCGCGGCACCGCACCGGGGACGGAGGCCCTGCCCACGCCGGCGCCCACCGTGACCGCGTCGGCCCCGTGCCCGGCACCCGGGTGGGCACCACGCTCGACGCCAGCACCAACGTGCGGATGA